One window from the genome of Salvia miltiorrhiza cultivar Shanhuang (shh) chromosome 7, IMPLAD_Smil_shh, whole genome shotgun sequence encodes:
- the LOC130993229 gene encoding pyruvate kinase, cytosolic isozyme produces the protein MANVDMEGILKEQPCDDVRVPKTKIVCTLGPASRTVPMLEKLLRAGMNVARFNFSHGTHEYHQETLDNLKIAMQNTQILAAVMLDTKGPEIRTGFLKDGKPIQLKEGQEITITTDYTIKGDEKMISMSYKKLPVDLKPGNNILCADGTITFYVLSCDPAAGTVRCRCENTAMLGERKNVNLPGVVVDLPTLTDKDKEDILEWGVPNNIDMIALSFVRKGSDLVNVRKVLGPHSKRIQLMSKVENQEGVINFDEILRETDSFMVARGDLGMEIPVEKIFLAQKMMIYKCNLAGKPVVTATQMLESMIKSPRPTRAEATDVANAVLDGTDCVMLSGESAAGAYPELAVKIMARICVEAESSLDYAAIFKAMIKSTPLPMSPLESLASSAVRTANKARAKLIVVMTRGGSTAKLVAKYRPAVPILSVVVPLLTTDSFDWSVSDETPARQSLVYRGLIPVLAEGSAKATDTESTEVILQGALKFATARGLCQSGDAVVALHRIGAASVIKICVVK, from the exons ATGGCGAATGTAGACATGGAGGGGATCTTGAAGGAGCAGCCGTGTGATGATGTTCGAGTTCCAAAGACTAAGATCGTGTGCACCCTGGGACCGGCTTCTAGAACGGTGCCGATGCTGGAGAAGCTGCTTCGTGCAGGGATGAATGTTGCTCGATTCAACTTCTCACATGGCACCCATGAGTACCACCAGGAGACTCTCGACAACCTCAAGATTGCTATGCAGAACACTCAGATCCTCGCGGCTGTCATGCTCGATACCAAG GGCCCCGAGATTCGAACTGGTTTCCTCAAGGATGGAAAACCAATTCAACTGAAGGAAGGCCAGGAAATCACTATAACAACTGATTACACCATAAAAGGAGACGAAAAAATGATCTCTATGAGTTATAAAAAACTGCCCGTTGACTTGAAACCGGGAAACAATATTCTGTGCGCAGATGGTACCATCACATTTTATGTTTTGTCATGTGACCCTGCTGCTGGAACTGTGAGATGCCGGTGCGAGAACACTGCCATGCTGGGCGAGAGGAAAAATGTCAACTTACCCGGCGTTGTTGTGGATCTTCCTACGCTTACAGATAAGGACAAGGAAGATATCCTCGAATGGGGCGTTCCTAATAATATCGATATGATTGCTCTCTCCTTCGTGCGTAAGGGATCTGATCTAGTTAATGTCAGAAAGGTTCTCGGCCCTCATTCCAAGCGTATACAGTTAATGTCAAAG GTTGAGAACCAAGAGGGGGTCATCAACTTCGATGAAATCCTCCGTGAGACTGACTCGTTCATGGTTGCTCGTGGCGATCTTGGAATGGAAATCCCGGTGGAGAAGATATTCCTTGCGCAGAAGATGATGATATACAAGTGCAACCTTGCTGGAAAACCTGTCGTGACTGCTACGCAGATGCTCGAGTCCATGATCAAGTCTCCGAGGCCAACCCGCGCCGAGGCGACCGACGTGGCCAACGCTGTCTTGGACGGCACCGACTGTGTGATGCTCAGCGGGGAGAGCGCTGCCGGAGCTTACCCAGAGCTTGCCGTGAAGATCATGGCTCGAATCTGCGTCGAAGCTGAGTCTTCTCTCGACTACGCGGCGATCTTCAAGGCGATGATCAAGTCGACCCCACTGCCGATGAGCCCCTTGGAATCGCTCGCGTCTTCGGCCGTGCGCACGGCGAACAAGGCGAGAGCGAAGCTCATCGTCGTGATGACGCGCGGCGGGTCCACGGCCAAGCTGGTGGCCAAGTACCGGCCGGCTGTCCCAATATTGTCGGTGGTCGTCCCGCTTCTAACGACGGACTCATTCGATTGGTCGGTGAGCGACGAGACCCCGGCGAGGCAGAGCCTTGTGTACAGAGGCTTGATTCCGGTTCTTGCTGAAGGATCTGCGAAAGCCACTGATACTGAATCGACTGAGGTCATTCTTCAAGGGGCGTTGAAGTTTGCTACCGCCAGAGGGCTCTGCCAGTCGGGCGACGCGGTCGTGGCCCTGCATCGCATCGGAGCTGCATCGGTAATCAAGATTTGCGTGGTCAAGTAA